The Spiroplasma apis B31 genomic sequence AAAGCAGGGTTAAAAAATTAACTATCGAGATAGATAAAAAATGCTTGATAGCAAAAACCGCTGTAAAACTATTGTGTGATCAAGACATTATTTTTTGTTCAGCAGGTACTACAATGGAAAAGTTTGTCTCTAAGATAAAAAAAACTATTAAGATGGTAGTTACTAACTCATTAACTGTTTTTAATGAGTCCAGAAAAAATCGCTTTATTAAAGATGTAGTTTTATTAGGTGGACTTTTTAGAGAGAAAAGTCAAGTCTTTTCCTCGAAAAATCAAGCAAATCATTTTAATGAGATGCGCCTTTCAAAGACGTTTTTTAGTGCCTTAAGTATTGATGATAAAGGAAATGTATATGATGATTTTGACCCTGAAATCGATGTGATTTTAAAAGCCATGAATAATTGTCAAAGTTCTTATTTACTAATAGATTCTTCAAAGTTCATAAATATTGGTGCTAATAAAATAACTAATATCAATAGTATTAAATATATAATTACAGACAATTGTAGCGAACAAATGAAAGAATTGCTAAAAGATAAACTTATTTTAGCGAAGAGGGAGAATAATGATTAGTTTTGAAAATATAGAAACAATAAAAGAAATACGCCAACAACCCATCATATTTAAAAAAATTTACGAAACGTTCGTAAATAATATTAATCACTATAAAGAATTTGCCCAAAAATATAAGAATTACAAAATCCTATTGGTAGGGGCAGGAACCAGTGAATTCATAGGAAATGCAATCCAACCTTATTGATATAGTAAAGGTTTGAATATAATATCTGTTTCATCAACAGAGTTAATTTTAAACCCAAAATATTACGTACGTAAAAATGAAAAAGTGGTTTTAGTTTCGTTTGCTAGAAGCGGTAATTCTCCAGAATCGGTTGCTTCACTTGATGTAATGAACAAATATATGAAAAGTTATTTTAATTTAATTATAACTTGTAACAAAAACGGAGAGTTAGCAAAGCAAGTGAACTTTTTAGAAAATATAGAATTAATACTATTACCCGATGAGTCGAATGACAAAGGTTTTGCAATGACATCAAGTTACTCTGGAATGATGATGGCTGCCAATTTGATATTTTCTTTAATGACTGACAGCTTATTTTTTTTAAACTTTGAAGATAATTTGAGCAAATATTCAGATGCTGTGCATCATATCGAACAAAATATACATATGTTAGAAGAACTTTCATTCAAAAGAATAATTTATTTAGGAAGTGGTGTTATGAAAGGTATTGCCCAAGAGTCTAGTTTAAAATTCCTCGAACTAACACAGGGGATAATCCCTACATTTTTTAATGATATTTTAGGTTTTAGACATGGCCCGAAATCAATTTTAAATAAAGAAAGCGCCGTTTTAGTTTTGAGATCATCGAACTCACACTCTAGAAAATATGAACAAGATCTTATAGAAGAGCTAAAAAATGAAAATAGAAT encodes the following:
- a CDS encoding DeoR/GlpR family DNA-binding transcription regulator; the protein is MHKIKRKELFLEKLKKSKFITSRDFIKFANELGINETTARRDLKELELEEAISLSFGGISLKINDDFEESRVKKLTIEIDKKCLIAKTAVKLLCDQDIIFCSAGTTMEKFVSKIKKTIKMVVTNSLTVFNESRKNRFIKDVVLLGGLFREKSQVFSSKNQANHFNEMRLSKTFFSALSIDDKGNVYDDFDPEIDVILKAMNNCQSSYLLIDSSKFINIGANKITNINSIKYIITDNCSEQMKELLKDKLILAKRENND
- a CDS encoding SIS domain-containing protein; the encoded protein is MISFENIETIKEIRQQPIIFKKIYETFVNNINHYKEFAQKYKNYKILLVGAGTSEFIGNAIQPYWYSKGLNIISVSSTELILNPKYYVRKNEKVVLVSFARSGNSPESVASLDVMNKYMKSYFNLIITCNKNGELAKQVNFLENIELILLPDESNDKGFAMTSSYSGMMMAANLIFSLMTDSLFFLNFEDNLSKYSDAVHHIEQNIHMLEELSFKRIIYLGSGVMKGIAQESSLKFLELTQGIIPTFFNDILGFRHGPKSILNKESAVLVLRSSNSHSRKYEQDLIEELKNENRIKLILELDYKGINKNQNLKLFINTNLNDEIWIGVYYIYFAQLFAIMKSLSLNIDPDNPCPSGEVNRVVKGVRIHEYK